A part of Streptomyces sp. NBC_01235 genomic DNA contains:
- a CDS encoding YceI family protein, which produces MGLTAKIRTRDGWAVSHAVVTVTDMTGGQVLRAEADGEGAVRDTTGLAPGAYTVIVTAVGYAPTASSAILTAGGGRIEVGTVTLARQGGTELPPPGPWTVDPAHSTVGAVAQHLGISSVRGRFTDFTASVEIAPDDVAKSRVEAVIRAASIDTGNAMRDTHLRSADFLDVETYPELTYRSAALTPAGPDRWTVHGELTMRGVSRPVELDLAHLGTGSDPWGGTRAAFRATTELRREDFAMDYNQVVQAGIAAIGTTLKVELDVQAVQGDALPQP; this is translated from the coding sequence ATGGGACTGACCGCGAAGATCCGCACGCGGGACGGGTGGGCCGTGTCGCACGCGGTCGTCACGGTGACCGACATGACGGGCGGCCAGGTGCTGCGCGCCGAGGCGGACGGGGAAGGAGCCGTACGGGACACGACCGGGCTCGCCCCGGGGGCGTACACGGTGATCGTCACGGCCGTCGGGTACGCGCCCACGGCCTCCAGCGCGATCCTGACGGCTGGGGGAGGGCGGATCGAGGTCGGCACCGTGACCCTGGCCCGGCAGGGCGGCACGGAGCTGCCCCCGCCCGGCCCCTGGACCGTCGACCCGGCGCACTCGACCGTCGGCGCGGTCGCCCAGCACCTGGGCATCTCCAGTGTGCGCGGCCGGTTCACGGACTTCACGGCGTCCGTCGAGATCGCCCCGGACGACGTCGCCAAGTCCCGTGTGGAGGCGGTCATCCGGGCGGCCTCCATCGACACTGGCAACGCCATGCGCGACACCCATCTGCGCTCGGCGGACTTCCTGGACGTCGAGACATACCCGGAGCTCACCTACCGCTCGGCCGCCCTGACCCCGGCCGGCCCGGACCGCTGGACCGTCCACGGCGAGCTGACCATGCGCGGGGTGTCCCGTCCGGTGGAACTGGACCTGGCCCACCTCGGCACCGGATCGGACCCGTGGGGCGGAACCCGGGCGGCCTTCCGGGCGACGACGGAACTGCGACGCGAGGACTTCGCCATGGACTACAACCAGGTCGTCCAGGCGGGCATCGCGGCCATCGGTACGACCCTGAAGGTCGAACTGGACGTCCAGGCGGTGCAGGGGGACGCCCTGCCGCAGCCATAG
- the helR gene encoding RNA polymerase recycling motor ATPase HelR, which produces MNPLTTSAFDLPDRLSAKAGPALIADDEQHFAAIAECLDEAIAELSDRLDAERRAPGGLGRHAMDRDTEIHRLTGRLRALRRFGLDLCLGHMVDADSAEPLYIGRLGLTDSAGRRLLVDWRSPAAEPFFGATHANPMGLASRRRYRWTRGRISDYWDEVFTSDGFAGHAALDDQSAFIASLGTNRSARMRDVLGTIQADQDAIIRAGSRGALVVDGGPGTGKTVVALHRSAYLLYSDPRLGHRRGGVLFVGPSRPYLGYVADVLPSLGEEGVQTCTLRDLVSEGAAAAVEADPEVARLKSSANLVKALDKAVRFYEEPPAEGMTVTTHWSDVQLTAADWAVAFDAAEPGTPHNDAREQVWEELLTILMDKHEGEHDGEDVPPALLRKSLLQNRELLTAFNRAWPLLEAADLVSDLWTVPAYLRMCAPWLSRDDVRLLQRADAQAWTVSDLPLLDAARQRLGDPEAARRKRRHGAVLAAQRERMAQVVDNLIEATANSGADGDDGEGLVTMLRGEDAKVSLVDETELPTVEPDLLVGPFAHVVVDEAQELTDAEWQMLLVRCPSRSFTIVGDRAQARHGFTESWQERLERVGFDRIGLASLSINYRTPEEIMTEAEPVIRAALPDANVPTSVRSGGVPVVHGSVAELSSVVDTWLAAHADGIACVIGDPSFRPTSSRVRSLTPELSKGLEFDLVVLVDPEGFGEGIEGAVDRYVAMTRATQRLVVLTSS; this is translated from the coding sequence TTGAACCCCCTGACCACCAGCGCGTTCGACCTTCCCGACCGCCTCTCCGCCAAGGCCGGCCCGGCGCTGATCGCCGACGACGAGCAGCACTTCGCGGCCATCGCGGAGTGCCTCGACGAGGCGATCGCCGAACTGTCCGACCGTCTCGACGCCGAGCGCAGGGCACCCGGCGGCCTCGGCCGGCACGCGATGGACCGGGACACGGAGATCCACCGGCTGACCGGCCGGCTGCGCGCCCTGCGCCGCTTCGGTCTGGACCTGTGCCTCGGACACATGGTCGACGCGGACAGCGCCGAGCCCCTGTACATCGGACGGCTCGGCCTGACCGACAGCGCGGGGCGCCGGCTGCTGGTCGACTGGCGCTCCCCCGCGGCCGAGCCGTTCTTCGGGGCCACCCACGCCAACCCGATGGGGCTGGCGAGCCGCCGCCGCTACCGCTGGACCCGCGGCCGGATCAGCGACTACTGGGACGAGGTGTTCACCTCGGACGGGTTCGCCGGGCATGCCGCGCTCGACGACCAGTCCGCCTTCATCGCCAGCCTGGGCACCAACCGGTCGGCGCGGATGCGCGACGTGCTCGGCACCATCCAGGCCGACCAGGACGCCATCATCCGCGCGGGATCCCGCGGCGCTCTCGTCGTCGACGGCGGTCCGGGCACGGGCAAGACCGTCGTCGCCCTGCACCGCTCCGCCTACCTCCTCTACTCCGACCCGCGTCTCGGGCACCGCCGGGGCGGTGTGCTGTTCGTCGGTCCGAGCCGGCCCTACCTGGGCTATGTCGCCGACGTCCTGCCGAGCCTCGGCGAGGAGGGCGTGCAGACCTGCACGCTGCGGGACCTCGTCTCCGAGGGCGCCGCGGCGGCCGTCGAGGCCGACCCGGAGGTGGCCCGCCTGAAGTCGTCCGCGAACCTGGTGAAGGCGCTCGACAAGGCCGTCAGGTTCTACGAGGAGCCGCCCGCCGAGGGGATGACGGTCACGACCCACTGGTCCGACGTACAGCTGACGGCCGCCGACTGGGCCGTGGCCTTCGATGCGGCGGAACCCGGCACTCCGCACAACGACGCGCGCGAGCAGGTCTGGGAGGAGCTGCTCACGATCCTGATGGACAAGCACGAAGGCGAGCACGACGGCGAGGACGTCCCGCCCGCCCTGTTGCGCAAGTCGCTGCTGCAGAACAGGGAACTGCTCACGGCCTTCAACCGCGCGTGGCCGCTGCTCGAAGCGGCCGACCTCGTCTCGGACCTGTGGACCGTGCCCGCCTACCTGCGGATGTGCGCTCCCTGGCTCAGCCGCGACGACGTCCGGCTGCTCCAGCGCGCGGATGCCCAGGCCTGGACGGTGTCCGACCTGCCGCTCCTGGACGCGGCGCGGCAGCGGCTCGGCGACCCGGAGGCGGCGCGGCGCAAGCGCCGGCACGGGGCCGTCCTCGCCGCCCAGCGCGAGCGCATGGCACAGGTCGTCGACAACCTGATCGAGGCCACGGCCAACTCCGGCGCCGACGGGGACGACGGCGAAGGCCTGGTGACGATGCTGCGCGGCGAGGACGCCAAGGTCAGCCTGGTCGACGAGACCGAACTGCCCACCGTCGAACCGGACCTGCTGGTCGGCCCGTTCGCGCACGTCGTCGTGGACGAGGCGCAGGAACTGACCGACGCGGAGTGGCAGATGCTGCTGGTGCGCTGCCCGTCCCGGAGCTTCACCATCGTCGGGGACCGCGCCCAGGCCCGGCACGGGTTCACGGAGTCGTGGCAGGAACGGCTGGAGCGGGTCGGGTTCGACCGGATCGGCCTGGCCTCCCTGAGCATCAACTACCGGACGCCCGAGGAGATCATGACGGAGGCCGAGCCGGTCATCCGGGCCGCGCTCCCGGACGCCAACGTGCCGACGTCGGTCCGCAGCGGCGGCGTCCCCGTCGTCCACGGATCCGTCGCGGAGCTGAGCTCCGTCGTCGACACCTGGCTCGCCGCGCATGCCGACGGGATCGCCTGCGTCATCGGCGATCCGTCCTTCCGGCCGACGTCGTCCCGTGTCCGGTCGCTGACCCCGGAGCTGTCGAAGGGGCTCGAGTTCGACCTGGTCGTCCTCGTCGACCCGGAGGGGTTCGGCGAGGGCATCGAAGGGGCGGTCGACCGCTATGTCGCGATGACCCGGGCGACCCAGCGACTCGTCGTCCTCACGAGCTCCTGA
- a CDS encoding MarR family winged helix-turn-helix transcriptional regulator produces the protein MAGQAQFEELARQLSAVGAVKRDLGRILPHDCSAGSAAVLALLSRHGDMRMSNLSELLAVDMSVTSRHAAHLADRGWIERSPDPADKRSRILHLTPEGHAMLAELSRRSTDLLAERLGDWTDAEVGQLIGLLTRLRASFGDCRTVTHRPPPPPAPPPPTPPPPVSASVPVGERTQTTRTPAQAT, from the coding sequence ATGGCCGGGCAGGCGCAGTTCGAGGAGTTGGCGCGTCAGCTCAGTGCCGTCGGGGCCGTGAAGCGGGACCTCGGGCGGATCCTGCCGCACGACTGCTCCGCCGGCTCGGCCGCCGTACTGGCGCTGCTGAGCCGTCACGGCGACATGCGCATGAGCAATCTCTCCGAGCTGCTCGCCGTCGACATGTCCGTGACCAGCCGGCACGCCGCGCACCTCGCCGACCGCGGATGGATCGAACGCTCCCCCGACCCGGCGGACAAGCGCTCCCGCATCCTGCACCTCACCCCCGAGGGCCACGCGATGCTCGCCGAGCTGTCCCGTCGGAGCACCGACCTGCTGGCGGAGCGGCTGGGCGACTGGACCGACGCCGAGGTCGGCCAGCTCATCGGACTGCTGACCCGGCTGCGCGCCAGCTTCGGGGACTGCCGGACGGTCACCCACCGGCCGCCGCCCCCGCCCGCACCCCCTCCGCCGACGCCCCCGCCTCCCGTTTCCGCTTCCGTTCCCGTAGGCGAACGGACACAGACCACCCGTACACCCGCACAAGCAACATAA
- a CDS encoding PPOX class F420-dependent oxidoreductase, translating into MAPNIATNTKVSLDELLDFVRPRHRAILLTRRTDGSAQASPLTCGVDDSGRIVVSTYPERAKTRNAKRDERVSILVLSDDWNGPWVQIDGTAEVVDTPESVEPLVEYYRNIAGEHPDWDEYRQAMLKQGKSIIRVTPQRWGPVATGGFPARLVTDEG; encoded by the coding sequence ATGGCACCGAACATCGCGACGAACACCAAGGTCTCCCTGGACGAGCTGCTGGACTTCGTCCGCCCCCGACACCGCGCGATCCTGCTCACCCGGCGCACCGACGGCAGCGCCCAGGCATCGCCGCTGACCTGCGGGGTCGACGACTCGGGGCGGATCGTCGTCTCCACCTACCCCGAGCGGGCCAAGACCCGCAACGCCAAGCGGGACGAGCGGGTCAGCATCCTCGTGCTGAGCGACGACTGGAACGGGCCCTGGGTCCAGATCGACGGCACGGCCGAGGTCGTCGACACGCCGGAATCCGTCGAGCCGCTCGTGGAGTACTACCGCAACATCGCCGGCGAGCACCCCGACTGGGACGAGTACCGGCAGGCGATGCTGAAGCAGGGAAAGTCCATCATCCGGGTCACACCGCAGCGCTGGGGACCGGTGGCGACGGGCGGCTTCCCGGCGCGGCTGGTGACCGACGAGGGATGA
- a CDS encoding DUF7003 family protein, whose product MMTISSILGQLDASADQGTFPDLDNGYVCPVDARLHLFGDTTRWVMVVELLGYNPRHGNLADVLHLYGNCLTGGRPGYGAFLDRVENMAEIDPEGDEVYAGGVPVVVDGTALTVAADSGTPLEDVFRLLVPDQRELLLADERELRAEVPADLPVLLRLEEWNQPEGLWDVAPGGHETFRLLAEVLESGDPSRYRPTLPPNTHWSHWPEAGTL is encoded by the coding sequence ATGATGACGATCTCGTCGATCCTGGGTCAGCTCGATGCCTCCGCGGACCAGGGGACGTTTCCGGACCTGGACAACGGCTACGTCTGTCCGGTCGACGCCCGCCTCCACCTGTTCGGCGACACCACGCGGTGGGTCATGGTCGTCGAGCTGCTCGGCTACAACCCGCGCCACGGCAACCTCGCCGATGTCCTCCACCTCTACGGCAACTGCCTCACAGGGGGCCGGCCCGGGTACGGCGCCTTCCTGGACCGGGTCGAGAACATGGCGGAGATCGACCCGGAGGGCGACGAGGTGTACGCGGGCGGGGTCCCGGTGGTCGTCGACGGAACGGCGCTGACGGTGGCCGCCGACTCCGGAACACCGTTGGAGGACGTGTTCCGGCTGCTGGTCCCCGACCAGCGGGAGCTGCTCCTGGCCGACGAGAGGGAGTTGCGGGCCGAGGTTCCGGCCGATCTGCCGGTACTGCTGCGTCTCGAGGAGTGGAACCAGCCCGAGGGGCTGTGGGACGTCGCTCCGGGCGGGCACGAGACGTTCAGGCTGCTCGCCGAGGTGCTGGAATCGGGGGACCCGTCCCGCTACCGCCCGACGCTGCCGCCGAACACGCACTGGTCGCACTGGCCGGAGGCCGGGACGCTGTAG
- a CDS encoding MFS transporter yields MATTTPAGVRAHAKHGGGSHGSADDAPMTHRQIMEALSGLLLGMFVAILSSTIVSNALPEIIGDLGGGQSAYTWVVTATLLAMTATTPLWGKLADLYNKKALVQIALVIYVLGSAAAGLSQNPGMLIACRVVQGVGVGGLSALAQIVMAAMISPRERGRYSGYLGATFAVATVGGPLLGGVITDTSWLGWRWCFYVGVPFAVIALIVLQKTLHLPVVKRDVKVDWAGAFFISAAVSLLLVWVTFAGDKYDWLSWQTYTMVAGSVLLGLVFVFVESRAAEPIIPLRLFRNRTITLSSIASMFVGVAMFSGTVFFAQYFQLARDESPTMSGVMTIPMIGALFVSSTVSGQFITKTGKWKAWLVSGGVLITAGLGLLGTIRYDTDYWKTAVFMALLGLGVGMMMQNLVLSTQNQVDPKDLGSASSTVTFFRSLGGAMGVSALGAVMANRITDYAKDGIADLGPQYASLASGSSSSDSIPDMDKLPAPLRTVMESAYGHGIADVFLIASALALLAFLITLFIKEVPLRTKGALAQTASEETPAPAEAGTAEEKVPSWAVAASTTETGELEGTQRLAAVATIDAPQPAPQSPSGGIPVHGFVRGAESAPVPQAAVTLISLAGRQLGRSVAQADGAYALDAPGTGSYVLIASADGFQPQASTVVVNGEPVAYDILLSGTSGLSGVVRAAESGDGVKDAMVIVTDVRGDLLATAATGEQGEFSFTELVPGAVTVAVNAVGFRPRALPLEIGATGVTRAEVVLEAGAQLQGVVRAPHGPLADARVTLVDAAGNVVGTATTGADGAYAFADLDGGEYTVIATGYPPVATALTVTGTGVDGHDIELAHPGE; encoded by the coding sequence ATGGCAACGACCACACCAGCCGGTGTGCGGGCTCACGCGAAGCACGGCGGAGGGTCCCACGGCTCCGCCGACGACGCTCCGATGACGCACCGGCAGATCATGGAGGCGCTCTCCGGGCTGCTGCTCGGCATGTTCGTCGCGATCCTCTCCTCCACGATCGTCTCGAACGCCCTCCCGGAGATCATCGGCGACCTCGGCGGCGGCCAGTCCGCCTACACCTGGGTCGTGACCGCCACCCTGCTGGCGATGACCGCGACCACCCCTCTCTGGGGCAAGCTCGCCGACCTGTACAACAAGAAGGCGCTCGTCCAGATAGCGCTCGTCATCTACGTGCTGGGGTCGGCGGCCGCCGGGCTGTCCCAGAACCCCGGCATGCTGATCGCCTGCCGTGTCGTCCAGGGCGTCGGCGTGGGCGGCCTCTCCGCCCTCGCGCAGATCGTGATGGCCGCGATGATCTCCCCGCGTGAGCGCGGGCGCTACTCCGGCTACCTCGGCGCGACGTTCGCCGTCGCCACCGTAGGCGGCCCGCTGCTCGGCGGTGTCATCACCGACACCAGCTGGCTCGGCTGGCGCTGGTGCTTCTACGTCGGCGTGCCCTTCGCCGTCATCGCGCTGATCGTGCTGCAGAAGACCCTGCACCTGCCGGTCGTGAAGCGGGACGTCAAGGTCGACTGGGCCGGCGCGTTCTTCATCTCGGCCGCGGTGTCGCTGCTGCTGGTCTGGGTCACGTTCGCCGGTGACAAGTACGACTGGCTGTCGTGGCAGACGTACACCATGGTCGCGGGGTCGGTCCTCCTCGGGCTCGTCTTCGTGTTCGTCGAGTCGAGGGCCGCCGAGCCGATCATCCCGCTGCGGCTGTTCCGCAACCGCACCATCACGCTGTCGTCGATCGCGTCGATGTTCGTGGGCGTGGCGATGTTCTCCGGCACGGTTTTCTTCGCGCAGTACTTCCAGCTGGCCCGGGACGAGTCCCCGACCATGTCGGGCGTCATGACGATCCCGATGATCGGCGCCCTGTTCGTCTCCTCCACCGTCTCCGGGCAGTTCATCACCAAGACCGGCAAGTGGAAGGCCTGGCTGGTCAGCGGTGGTGTGCTCATCACGGCCGGCCTCGGTCTGCTCGGCACCATCCGCTACGACACGGACTACTGGAAGACCGCGGTCTTCATGGCGCTGCTGGGTCTCGGCGTCGGCATGATGATGCAGAACCTGGTGCTGTCCACGCAGAACCAGGTCGACCCAAAGGACCTCGGCTCCGCCAGCTCCACGGTCACCTTCTTCCGGTCCCTCGGCGGTGCGATGGGCGTCTCGGCGCTGGGCGCCGTCATGGCCAACCGCATCACCGACTATGCCAAGGACGGCATCGCCGACCTCGGCCCCCAGTACGCCTCCCTCGCGTCCGGTTCGAGCTCCAGCGACTCCATTCCGGACATGGACAAGCTCCCCGCGCCGCTGCGCACGGTCATGGAGAGCGCGTACGGCCACGGCATCGCGGACGTCTTCCTGATCGCCTCGGCCCTGGCACTGCTCGCCTTCCTGATCACCCTGTTCATCAAGGAGGTCCCGCTGAGGACCAAGGGCGCGCTGGCGCAGACGGCTTCCGAGGAGACCCCGGCCCCGGCGGAGGCCGGGACGGCCGAGGAGAAGGTCCCGAGCTGGGCCGTCGCCGCCTCCACCACCGAGACCGGCGAGCTCGAGGGCACGCAGCGGCTCGCCGCCGTCGCCACGATCGACGCCCCCCAGCCCGCCCCTCAGTCCCCCTCGGGCGGAATCCCGGTGCACGGCTTCGTGCGCGGCGCGGAGAGCGCGCCCGTGCCGCAGGCCGCCGTCACGCTGATCTCGCTCGCCGGACGGCAGCTCGGCCGGTCGGTCGCGCAGGCCGACGGTGCCTACGCGCTGGACGCGCCGGGCACGGGTTCGTACGTGCTGATCGCCTCCGCGGACGGCTTCCAGCCGCAGGCCTCGACGGTCGTCGTGAACGGCGAGCCGGTCGCGTACGACATCCTGCTCAGCGGGACCAGCGGGCTCAGCGGTGTGGTGCGCGCCGCCGAGTCGGGCGACGGCGTCAAGGACGCGATGGTGATCGTCACCGATGTGCGGGGCGATCTGCTGGCCACCGCGGCCACCGGTGAGCAGGGCGAGTTCTCCTTCACGGAGCTGGTGCCGGGTGCCGTGACCGTCGCGGTGAACGCCGTCGGGTTCCGGCCGCGCGCCCTGCCCCTCGAGATCGGCGCGACGGGCGTGACCCGCGCGGAGGTCGTCCTCGAGGCGGGCGCCCAGCTCCAGGGCGTCGTCCGGGCGCCGCACGGTCCGCTGGCCGACGCGCGCGTGACGCTCGTGGACGCGGCGGGCAACGTGGTCGGCACGGCCACCACCGGCGCGGACGGGGCGTACGCCTTCGCCGACCTCGACGGCGGCGAGTACACGGTCATCGCGACCGGCTACCCGCCGGTGGCCACCGCGCTGACCGTGACAGGCACCGGCGTGGACGGCCACGACATCGAACTCGCCCACCCCGGCGAGTAG
- a CDS encoding glycosyltransferase, which produces MRVLLTTWGSRGDVEPLAGLAVALRELGAQVRVCAPPDEEFAALLARVGVPLVPLGPTVRSVVAGTKPPTAEAAFRLAPELVAARFDTLTAAAEGCDALLATGLMPAGARDVAEKLGIPYVLACFHVFGLPSRHFPPGRRPGTPSPRDETDNRVLWEQDAQRVNALYGEALNSRRAAIGLPPVDNVRDHVLTDRPWLAADATLCPSQGMTDLDIVQTGAWILPDDRPLPKELEAFLGAGAPPVYVGFGSMASHAPKDIARVAIEASRAQGRRVLLARGWAGLAPIDDADDCFVVGEVNQQELFRRVAAVVHHGGAGTTTTATRAGAPQVVVPLIADQPYWGRRVTELGIGAAHDGPTPNFESLSAALRTALTPETRAQATTVAAAIRTDGATVAAKLLLDAVGRDGRDRPPVPA; this is translated from the coding sequence GTGCGTGTGCTGTTGACGACATGGGGATCGCGCGGAGATGTCGAACCGCTGGCGGGACTGGCGGTTGCGTTGCGGGAACTCGGCGCGCAGGTGCGGGTGTGCGCGCCGCCGGACGAGGAGTTCGCGGCGCTGCTGGCGCGTGTCGGCGTGCCGCTGGTGCCGCTCGGCCCGACGGTGCGCTCGGTGGTCGCCGGAACGAAGCCACCGACGGCGGAAGCCGCGTTCCGGCTCGCCCCCGAGCTGGTCGCCGCGCGGTTCGACACGCTCACCGCGGCGGCCGAGGGATGCGACGCGCTGCTGGCAACCGGCCTGATGCCGGCCGGCGCGCGGGACGTGGCCGAGAAACTGGGCATCCCCTACGTGCTCGCGTGCTTCCACGTCTTCGGACTGCCGTCGCGGCACTTCCCTCCGGGGAGGCGGCCGGGCACGCCGTCCCCGCGGGACGAGACCGACAACCGGGTGCTGTGGGAGCAGGACGCCCAGCGGGTGAACGCGTTGTACGGCGAGGCGCTCAACAGCCGTCGGGCGGCGATCGGTCTGCCGCCGGTGGACAACGTCCGCGACCACGTCCTCACCGACCGGCCGTGGCTGGCGGCGGACGCGACGCTGTGTCCGTCGCAGGGCATGACGGACCTCGACATCGTCCAGACCGGGGCGTGGATCCTGCCCGACGACCGTCCGCTCCCCAAGGAGCTGGAGGCGTTCCTGGGGGCCGGCGCACCGCCGGTGTACGTGGGCTTCGGCAGCATGGCCTCGCACGCCCCGAAGGACATCGCCCGGGTGGCCATCGAAGCGAGCCGCGCGCAGGGCCGCCGCGTACTCCTCGCCCGCGGCTGGGCGGGCCTGGCCCCGATCGACGACGCCGACGACTGCTTCGTCGTCGGCGAGGTCAACCAGCAGGAGCTGTTCCGCCGGGTGGCCGCCGTCGTGCACCACGGCGGCGCGGGCACCACGACGACGGCCACCCGGGCCGGCGCGCCCCAGGTGGTGGTTCCCCTGATCGCGGACCAGCCGTACTGGGGCCGCCGGGTCACCGAGCTGGGCATCGGCGCGGCACACGACGGCCCGACGCCGAACTTCGAGTCCCTGTCGGCCGCCCTCAGAACGGCCCTGACCCCCGAGACCCGCGCACAGGCGACCACCGTGGCCGCCGCGATCCGCACCGACGGGGCGACGGTGGCCGCGAAGCTGCTGCTCGACGCGGTCGGCCGGGACGGCCGGGACAGGCCGCCCGTGCCCGCGTGA
- a CDS encoding TetR/AcrR family transcriptional regulator, which translates to MAETAKDAARHSVWLEGRARRRGRGGGQPSGLDLDRITEVTVRLLDTEGLTRFSMRRLAAELNVTAMSVYWYVDTKDDLLELALDRVYGELEDLPDPQDEGADWREQLRTLATAYRGLLVRHAWLSPLAGRYLNLGPNSLRFSRTVQQIVLRTGLPAHGITGAISAVSQFVYGYGTIEGHFFARAADTGLSPDEYFQHALSASAEAPQTAEIVEQSKSLMAARGGDTVAEMLDRDFTFALDLLVAGIEAMVERG; encoded by the coding sequence ATGGCCGAGACCGCCAAGGATGCCGCCCGGCACAGCGTGTGGCTGGAAGGCAGGGCGCGTCGGCGTGGGCGGGGCGGAGGGCAGCCCTCCGGGCTCGACCTGGACCGGATCACCGAGGTCACCGTACGGCTGCTGGACACCGAGGGGCTGACCAGGTTCTCCATGCGGCGGCTGGCGGCCGAGTTGAACGTGACGGCGATGTCCGTGTACTGGTACGTCGACACCAAGGACGACCTCCTCGAACTCGCCCTGGACAGGGTCTACGGCGAACTGGAGGATCTGCCCGACCCGCAGGACGAGGGCGCGGACTGGCGCGAGCAACTGCGCACGCTGGCCACGGCCTACCGCGGGCTGCTGGTCCGCCACGCCTGGCTGTCCCCGCTCGCCGGCCGCTACCTCAACCTCGGCCCGAACTCCCTGCGCTTCTCCCGCACGGTCCAGCAGATCGTGCTGCGCACCGGCCTGCCCGCGCACGGCATCACCGGCGCGATCTCGGCCGTCTCCCAGTTCGTGTACGGCTACGGCACGATCGAGGGCCACTTCTTCGCGCGCGCCGCGGACACCGGTCTGAGTCCGGACGAGTACTTCCAGCATGCCCTGAGCGCGAGCGCCGAGGCCCCGCAGACCGCGGAGATCGTCGAGCAGTCCAAGAGCCTCATGGCGGCCCGCGGCGGCGACACGGTCGCCGAGATGCTGGACCGCGACTTCACCTTCGCCCTGGACCTGCTGGTGGCGGGCATCGAGGCGATGGTGGAACGCGGCTGA